In Saccharomycodes ludwigii strain NBRC 1722 chromosome III, whole genome shotgun sequence, one DNA window encodes the following:
- the GDH2 gene encoding glutamate dehydrogenase (NAD(+)) (similar to Saccharomyces cerevisiae YDL215C | GDH2 | Glutamate DeHydrogenase), with protein sequence MSNLPDLASLSISSNADYPHLDFPGKEQQKEAVIDILDKQGFIPETVIEEEVEWFYTNLGIDDQFFSKETNDTIANLVLSLYCSKVDSIVKSKLSPLSFSPVSSSSTNNTSALTITNKVVTENHAIYMDSNIPSRYDVEIDDKYLDNSTSTTSYRLQSFQKVSSGIKITFIYENDFPNNENKDQSIESISDSNLLNTISFQNKKLYQLILNKVGEREGPVIQALPSVANPDELRIVIGYKKHSAKHYYSSLCKLFSYYNVIPNKIFLESFANDMNIFSIYISKKDNNGVEGQNFEMIINQIVKECSLLYCIPTTYFDQVSQFSPQEAIYAHIGSIFINHFIDRIGKFDGESKLDLNSINNDLLEIIIALKKKLRTQSYSQTFIMETLVKHKDIVCKLFKNFALIHYISSNSVTASTGLQHTTLSYQRLETVEPFANEESFENTLLKVVPSDDSPDYLILKTLNIFNKSILKTNFFITRKVAISFRLIPNFILNNDEFPDVPYGIFFVVGSTFKGFHIRFRDIARGGIRIVCSKNEDVYETNSKMMIEENYNLASTQQKKNKDIPEGGSKGVILMNTGLLNTQDTFIAFQKYVDSIIDILIKDPLKEQYVDLLGVNEILFFGPDEGTATFVDWATTHARKRNCPWWKSFLTGKSQDLGGIPHDVYGMTSLGVRAFVESIYEKEDLLDSKVYKFQTGGPDGDLGSNEILLSSKNEVYVAIVDGSGVIVDPQGLDKNELASLAEKRVTCSHYDLAKLSTTGFFVSVDAIDFKLPNGEIVPNGTTFRNKFHTDVFKYVEKVDIFVPCGGRPSSINLSNLHCFIDPKTNKVRIPYIVEGANLFITQAAKIALEEHGCVLFKDATANKGGVTSSSMEVLASLALNDDDFVKIFVGNVNGTYDKYVKFVQQKIKANAEAEFHQLWDTHEKIGTPMATLSNTLSASINKLNDDLINSSELWSNDLKLRNYLLLECVIPKILVDIAGKDKILNNIPEAYLKAMLSAYLSSTFVYKYGIIDINMGHFLEFIGDLNRKSVSA encoded by the coding sequence atgtctAACTTACCAGATTTAGCTTCTTTGTCCATTTCTTCAAATGCAGATTATCCTCACCTAGATTTCCCGGGTaaagaacaacaaaagGAAGCCGTTATTGACATTCTAGATAAACAAGGTTTTATTCCAGAAACTGTTATTGAAGAGGAAGTAGAATGGTTTTACACTAATTTAGGTATTGATGACCAATTTTTCAGTAAAGAAACTAATGACACCATTGCTAACTTGgttttatctttatattGCTCTAAAGTGGATTCAATTGTTAAGTCAAAATTGTCTCCTTTATCATTCTCGCCAGTATCCTCTTCTTCAACCAATAATACTAGTGCCTTAACGATTACTAACAAAGTTGTTACTGAAAATCATGCTATTTATATGGATAGTAATATTCCAAGCAGGTATGACGTAGAAATTGATGATAAATACTTAGACAACTCTACCTCTACAACAAGTTATCGTTTACAATCTTTCCAGAAGGTAAGCTCTGGTATCAAAATCACCTTTATATACGAAAATGATTTCCcaaataatgaaaacaaaGACCAAAGCATTGAGTCAATCTCAGATTCgaatttattaaacacCATTTCcttccaaaataaaaaattatatcagCTAATTTTGAACAAAGTTGGTGAAAGAGAGGGGCCAGTTATCCAAGCATTACCCTCTGTTGCTAACCCTGATGAATTGAGAATTGTTATTGGTTACAAGAAGCACAGTGCCAAGCACTATTATAGCTCCTTATGCAAACTATTTTCGTATTACAATGTTATTCCtaacaaaattttcttgGAAAGTTTTGCCAATGACATGAACATTTTTTCTATCTATATTTCTAAAAAGGACAACAATGGCGTTGAGGgacaaaattttgaaatgaTTATTAATCAAATTGTCAAAGAATGTTCTCTATTGTATTGTATTCCAACCACCTACTTTGATCAAGTGTCTCAATTTTCTCCTCAAGAGGCTATCTATGCCCATATTGGttctattttcattaacCATTTCATTGATAGAATTGGTAAATTTGATGGTGAATCTAAATTGGATTTGAATTCTATCAATAATGATTTATTGGAAATCATTATTgctttgaagaaaaaattaagaacTCAATCATATAGTCAAACTTTTATCATGGAAACTTTAGTCAAACACAAAGATATTGTTTGTAAactatttaaaaactttgCCCTAATTCATTACATAAGTTCCAATTCTGTTACAGCTAGTACCGGTTTACAACACACTACATTATCCTACCAAAGGTTGGAAACTGTCGAACCATTTGCTAACGAggaaagttttgaaaataccTTATTAAAAGTTGTTCCAAGTGATGATTCTCCagattatttgattttgaaaacattAAACATCTTTAATAAGTCTATTTTAAAGACAAACTTTTTCATTACTAGGAAAGTTGCTATTTCATTTAGATTGAttccaaattttattttgaacaaTGATGAGTTTCCAGATGTTCCCTATggtattttctttgttgtCGGTTCTACTTTTAAGGGATTTCACATTAGATTCAGAGATATTGCACGTGGTGGTATTAGAATTGTCTGTTCTAAAAATGAAGACGTCTATGAGACTAATTCTAAGATGATGattgaagaaaattacAATTTGGCTTCTACccaacaaaagaaaaacaaagacaTCCCAGAAGGCGGTTCTAAAGGTGTTATCTTAATGAATACTGGGTTATTAAATACGCAGGATACCTTTATtgcttttcaaaaatatgttgATTCTATTATcgatattttaattaaagatCCATTGAAAGAGCAATATGTTGATTTGTTAGGTGTCaatgaaattttattttttggtcCAGATGAAGGTACCGCTACATTTGTTGATTGGGCTACCACACATGCTAGAAAGAGAAATTGTCCATGGTggaaatcttttttaactGGTAAATCTCAAGATTTGGGCGGTATACCTCACGATGTTTATGGTATGACTTCATTAGGTGTCCGTGCGTTTGTTGAAAGTatttatgaaaaagaagatttgCTTGACTCCAAAGTTTACAAGTTTCAAACTGGTGGTCCAGATGGTGATTTAGGCTCCAATGAAATTTTGTTATCATCCAAAAATGAAGTATATGTAGCCATTGTTGACGGATCTGGTGTTATCGTTGATCCTCAAGGTTTAGATAAGAATGAGTTAGCTTCTTTAGCTGAAAAAAGAGTCACATGTAGTCATTATGACTTGGCCAAATTAAGCACCACTGGTTTTTTTGTATCTGTTGATGCCATTGATTTCAAATTACCAAATGGTGAAATTGTTCCTAATGGTACTACTTTTAGAAACAAATTTCATACTGATGTTTTCAAATATGTTGAAAAGgttgatatttttgtcCCATGTGGCGGTAGACCAAGCAGTATTAATTTATCGAATTTACATTGTTTCATCGATCCTAAGACCAACAAAGTGAGGATTCCATATATTGTTGAGGGTGCTAACTTGTTTATTACCCAAGCGGCTAAGATTGCCTTGGAGGAACATGGCTGTGTTTTGTTTAAAGATGCTACTGCTAATAAAGGTGGTGTCACTTCTTCATCTATGGAAGTTTTGGCCTCATTAGCTttaaatgatgatgattttgtCAAGATTTTTGTTGGTAATGTTAATGGTACCTATGACAAATACGTTAAGTTTGTTCagcaaaaaattaaagccAATGCTGAAGCTGAGTTCCATCAATTATGGGATACACATGAAAAAATTGGCACTCCTATGGCTACTCTATCCAACACGTTATCTGCTTCCatcaataaattaaatgatgATTTGATTAATTCTAGTGAATTATGGTCGAATGATTTGAAATTACGTAATTacttattattagaatGCGTTATTCCAAAGATCTTGGTTGATATTGCTGGcaaagataaaattttgaaCAATATTCCAGAAGCTTATTTGAAGGCTATGTTAAGTGCTTATTTATCTAGTACATTTGTTTATAAGTATggtattattgatattaatatGGGTCACTTTTTGGAATTTATTGGTGATTTAAATAGAAAATCAGTT